A genomic window from Solanum stenotomum isolate F172 chromosome 10, ASM1918654v1, whole genome shotgun sequence includes:
- the LOC125878356 gene encoding golgin candidate 6 — MDLVAKYQGVVGRVFRNENSGSSEDSYVERLLDRISNGVLAEDRRAAMLELQSVVSESRAGQMAFGAMGFPVILSVLKEERDDFEMVRGALETLVGALSPIGHAKGPANEVQPTLMNSDLLSREVDNISLLLSLLSEEDFYVRYYTLQLLTALLTNSPQRLQEAILSIPRGITRLMDMLMDREVIRNEALLLLTYLTREAEEIQKIVVFEGAFEKIFSIIKEEGGSEGGVVVQDCLELLNNLLRNSASNQVLLRETMGFDQLLSVLKLRGTTYKFTQEKTINLLSVLETINLLIIGGPETDPGRDSNKLTNKTVLVQKKVLDHLFMLGVESQWAPVPVRCAALHCIGDLIANHPKNLEELASKRLGEEPDLEPALNSVLQILLRTSSKQEFMAADYLFKNFCQQNPDGQTMLASTLILQPQSMIHAPVEEDINMSFGSMLLHGLTTGENEGDVETCSRAASVLSHVIKGNNQCKEKVLQIELEAPTPILGRAEPLLHRMVKYLALASSMKSKDGKSSTSENVFVQPIILKLLIIWLSDCPNAVQCFLDSRPHLTYLLELVSNPTTTVSVRGLAAVLLGECVIYNKSNASGRDAYSIVDAISQKVGLTSYFLKFDEMQKSSLFTSAKPFLPRKSLTRSSAASMAEIEDGANESSDQKNEHPMLASVFDSPFVYFLKRLEADIREKMVEAYSSPKSQVTVVPAELEQRSGENDVDYIKRLKTFVEKQCHEIQDLLSRNATLAEDLARTGGNNSSSLERKVSGGSDRVQLETLRRDLQEASQRIETLKADKAKAESEASTYKNLAGKTESDLKSLSDAYNSLEQANFRLEKEVEALKSGDIEALKEEAREEALKESEAELSDLLVCLGQEQSKVEKLSTRLRELGEDVDTLLEGIGDDAGADDADEDEEEED, encoded by the exons ATGGATTTAGTTGCAAAGTATCAG GGTGTAGTTGGAAGGGTGTTTCGGAATGAAAACTCAGGTTCAAGTGAAGATAg CTATGTCGAACGCTTGCTTGACCGGATTAGCAACGGTGTGCTGGCTGAGGACAGGAGAGCTGCTATGCTCGAACTTCAGTCTGTTGTCTCTGAAAGTCGTGCTGGACAAATGGCCTTTGGAGCAATGG GATTCCCAGTGATATTGAGCGTCTTAAAGGAGGAGCGTGATGATTTTGAGATG GTCAGGGGGGCTCTGGAAACTCTTGTGGGCGCTTTATCTCCAATTGGTCATGCAAAAGGGCCTGCGAATGAGGTTCAACCAACTTTGATGAATAGCGATTTGCTTTCTAGAGAAGTAGATAATATCTCTCTTCTCTTAAGCTTGTTG TCAGAGGAGGATTTCTATGTACGATACTATACACTTCAACTTTTGACGGCCCTCCTAACTAATTCTCCACAAAG GTTACAGGAAGCTATTCTTAGCATTCCCCGTGGTATCACACGGCTGATGGATATGCTTATGGATCGTGAG GTCATACGAAATGAGGCACTGTTACTTCTGACTTACTTGACCCGTGAGGCTGAA gaaattcaaaaaattgtgGTCTTTGAAGGTGCTTTTGAAAAGATATTCAGCATTATTAAAGAGGAGGGAGGTTCAGAAGGAGGAGTTGTTGTGCAG GACTGTCTTGAACTGCTGAACAATCTCCTGCGTAATAGTGCATCAAATCAG GTATTGCTTAGAGAGACGATGGGCTTTGATCAGTTGCTATCAGTTCTGAAGCTGAGAGGGACAACCTACAAATTTACACAAGAGAAG ACAATAAATCTACTCAGTGTGCTAGAAACCATTAATTTGCTAATCATTGGTGGCCCAGAAACTGATCCTGGCAGAGATTCAAATAAGCTGACTAATAAAACAGTCTTGGTTCAG AAAAAGGTCTTGGACCATCTTTTCATGTTAGGAGTTGAAAGTCAATGGGCTCCAGTTCCAGTGCGTTGTGCG GCACTTCATTGCATTGGTGATCTGATTGCGAATCACCCAAAGAATCTCGAAGAACTTGCAAGCAAAAGGCTCGGAGAGGAACCAGATTTAGAGCCTGCTTTGAATTCTGTCCTCCAGATACTTTTGCGCACTTCTAGTAAGCAAGAATTCATGGCAGCTGACTATCTTTTTAAGAACTTCTGTCAG CAAAATCCAGATGGCCAGACAATGTTGGCATCTACTCTAATTCTGCAGCCACAGTCAATGATTCATGCCCCTGTTGAGGAGGATATTAACATGTCATTTGGAAG CATGCTTTTACATGGTCTTACCACAGGTGAAAATGAAGGTGATGTTGAG ACTTGTTCTAGAGCTGCCAGTGTTCTTTCGCATGTCATCAAGGGTAATAACCAATGCAAGGAAAAG GTTCTGCAAATTGAACTTGAAGCACCTACGCCCATTTTAGGAAGGGCGGAGCCTTTGTTACACCGTATGGTGAAGTATCTGGCTCTTGCCTCTTCTATGAAAAGTAAAGATGGAAAATCAAGCACATCTGAGAATGTGTTTGTTCAGCCCATTATCCTGAAActgctaattatttggctatCTGATTGTCCAAATGCGGTGCAATGCTTCCTGGATTCACGTCCTCACCTAACGTATTTGCTGGAGCTGGTCTCAAATCCTACCACAACTGTTAGTGTAAGGGGATTAGCTGCAGTTCTATTAGGGGAATGTGTAATCTACAATAAAAGCAATGCTAGTGGAAGGGATGCCTATAGCATAGTTGATGCCATAAGCCAAAAAGTTGGGCTCACATCGTACTTCTTAAAGTTTGACGAAATGCAGAAAAGCTCTCTTTTCACATCTGCTAAGCCATTTTTGCCACGTAAATCATTGACAAGATCATCCGCTGCCAGTATGGCTGAGATCGAAGATGGCGCAAATGAATCATCTGATCAGAAGAATGAGCATCCAATGCTTGCATCAGTATTTGATTCTCCATTCGTGTATTTTTTGAAGCGCTTAGAGGCTGATATTAGAGAAAAGATGGTAGAAGCTTACAGCAGCCCAAAGAGCCAGGTGACCGTGGTACCAGCAGAACTGGAACAAAGGAGTGGAGAAAACGATGTTGACTATATCAAGCGGCTGAAAACTTTTGTGGAGAAGCAATGTCATGAGATACAG GACCTTTTGAGTCGGAATGCCACTTTGGCAGAGGATCTGGCCAGAACTGGTGGGAACAACTCATCCTCGCTTGAGCGCAAAGTCAGTGGGGGTTCAGACAGAGTTCAACTGGAGACTCTGCGTAGAGATCTTCAAGAGGCTTCTCAACGTATAGAAACGCTAAAAGCAGATAAGGCCAAGGCTGAATCGGAAGCTTCAACATACAAAAACTTAGCTGGAAAGACGGAATCTGATCTTAAAAGCTTGTCTGATGCATACAACAGTCTGGAACAAGCCAACTTCCGACTAGAAAAAGAAGTTGAGGCTTTGAAGAGTGGAGACATCGAGGCGTTAAAGGAAGAGGCAAGGGAAGAAGCTCTGAAGGAGAGTGAAGCTGAATTGAGTGATTTGCTCGTGTGCCTCGGACAAGAACAAAGCAAAGTGGAGAAACTTAGCACTAGACTGAGAGAACTAGGTGAAGATGTAGATACATTGCTGGAAGGTATAGGTGATGATGCTGGTGCTGATGATgctgatgaagatgaagaagaagaagactag